A single window of Nicotiana tomentosiformis chromosome 1, ASM39032v3, whole genome shotgun sequence DNA harbors:
- the LOC104092356 gene encoding uncharacterized protein: MNQSQLLNRSYHPWPPPRPTMIPENQTAPVFSQGPSYTPGNVIRSNWKPHRSNNKPRRFFQKKKQRQNYRFTSFTPHNTTSFLIRAKKSGGIASLVSPYPATPAVLPTPKFSPAREVLADVAKEEWGVDGYGSMNGLIRVRSPENEHKEEDEGEGVIVSWDSDVEEVEKRLSHDLSRFEMIYDPRDGGSGRDAYGFGYRVDDVEEHIERLEEENMELKDKMYVMERELEELRKKIRDLEGGGDENENGSDNEAGSERSVGD, from the coding sequence ATGAACCAGTCTCAGCTGCTGAACCGGAGTTACCACCCTTGGCCACCACCACGTCCCACAATGATACCCGAAAATCAAACCGCGCCAGTTTTTTCACAAGGACCTAGTTATACTCCAGGGAACGTAATCCGGAGTAATTGGAAACCCCACCGGTCGAACAACAAACCGCGCCGGTTTTTTCAGAAAAAGAAACAGAGACAAAATTATCGTTTTACCTCTTTCACCCCGCACAACACGACGTCGTTTCTAATCCGTGCAAAAAAATCCGGCGGAATCGCCTCTTTGGTTTCCCCATATCCGGCGACTCCGGCTGTTCTACCGACGCCGAAGTTTTCTCCTGCGAGGGAAGTTTTAGCTGACGTGGCGAAGGAAGAGTGGGGTGTAGACGGCTACGGGTCGATGAACGGGTTAATCCGGGTCAGATCGCCGGAGAATGAACATAAAGAAGAGGATGAAGGAGAAGGGGTTATTGTTTCCTGGGATAGTGACGTTGAGGAAGTGGAGAAAAGATTAAGCCATGATTTGAGCCGTTTTGAGATGATATATGACCCGAGAGATGGCGGGTCGGGTCGAGATGCATATGGGTTTGGTTACAGAGTTGATGACGTGGAGGAACATATTGAGAGATTGGAAGAAGAGAACATGGAGTTGAAAGACAAGATGTACGTAATGGAGAGGGAGTTGGAGGAATTGAGGAaaaagattcgggatttggaaggtgGTGGAGATGAAAACGAAAATGGGTCGGATAATGAAGCGGGTTCTGAGAGAAGTGTAGGAGATTGA